The genomic DNA CGGCGGTCGACAGGAGATCGTCAATGCGGTGAAGTCCCTGCTGCGCACACGGGCCGACGACGGCACGGACCTGGAGTCGATCATCTCCGAACTGTCGCCGGAGCAGATCGGCGAACACCTCTACACCAAGGGCCAACCCGATCCCGACCTCATCATCCGCTCATCGGGAGAGCAGCGACTCTCCGGCTTCCTCATGTGGCAGAGTGCCTATTCGGAGTTCTACTTCTGCGAAGCCTACTGGCCGGACTTCCGCCGCACGGACTTCCTCCGAGCCGTGCGCGACTACGGTCTGCGGCAGCGCCGCTTCGGCAAATAGACCGTGCCCGCCGCCAGTGAGACCTACCGGCCGTCTGACGGCGGAATCCCGCATTCACTCGAAGTTCATGACCCTGACTTGCCCGAGCACGCGTGCCGCTGCCGGCTGCGGGGGCGAACCGGGTTAGGTTGGCTGTAGTTGGTCGACACCAACCCGAGATCGGGGGATGTCAGAACCGGATCTCGGCGGAACTCACGCCTCAGAGGTCCTCATGGCTGAAAAAGTCCACACCTACGTTCTCGACACCTCGGTGCTGCTGTCGGATCCCGGAGCGCTTCTGCGCTTCGCCGAACACCACGTCGTCATCCCGCTCATCGTCGTCTCCGAACTCGAGGGCAAACGCAATCATCCCGAACTCGGATTCACCGCACGCAAAGCCCTCCACATCCTCGACGACTTCCGTTCCGACTACGACCGATTGGATCAGCCCATTCCGGTCGGTGACGCGGGCGGAACGCTGCGGGTCGAGCTCAACCACATCGACGCCTCCACGATGCCGGTCGGCTTCGACCGGACGGAGAACGACACCCGCATCCTGGCCGTGGCCCGCAACCTCTCTGCCGAAGGCTGTGACGTGGTCGTCGTGACCAAGGACGTGCCGATGCGAGTGAAAGCTTCGGCCCTGGGTCTGCACGCGGAGGAGTATCTGGCGGAGCTGGCCGTCGACTCCGGGTTCACCGGGATGAGCGAGCTCGGCCTCGACGACGAGCAGATGAGCGAGTTCTACGATTCGGGGTCCGTCGTCACCGAGGATGTCTCCGACCAGGTGGTCAACACCGGGGTCGTCATCACCTCACCACGCGGATCCGGACTGGGACGGGTGCGCAGCGGCAACCGAGTGTCGATGGTGCGCGGAGATCGTGACATCTTCGGCGTCCACGGACGGTCGGCGGAACAGCGGATCGCCATCGACATGCTGCTCGACGACGCCCTGGGGATCGTGTCGATGGGAGGGCGAGCCGGAACGGGGAAGTCCGCGCTGGCCCTGATGGCAGGACTGCAGAAGGTGCTCGAAGAGAACAAGCACTCGAAGATCATGGTCTTCCGTCCCCTCTACGCCGTGGGCGGGCAGAACCTCGGCTACCTGCCCGGCAGCGAAGGGGAGAAGATGAACCCCTGGGCGGAGGCCGTGTTCGACACCCTCAGCGCGCTGGTGAGCAAGAACGTCATCGACGAGGTGGTCAACAGGGAGATCCTCGAGGTGCTTCCGCTCACCCACATCCGCGGACGGTCCCTCCACGATGCGTTCGTCATCGTCGATGAGGCGCAGTCGTTGGAGCGCAACGTTCTGCTGACCGTGCTCTCACGCATCGGAATGAACTCGAAGGTGGTGCTCACCCACGATGTCGCCCAGCGCGACAACCTGCGAGTGGGCAGGCACGACGGAGTCGCCGCGGTGATCGAGAAGCTCAAGGGCCACGAACTGTTCGCGCACGTCACGCTGACACGGTCGGAACGGTCGGAGATCGCCGCCCTGGTCACCGATGTGCTCGAGGAATTCGACCCGTTCCGCTCCTGAGCCTCTGAACTGATCGACAGCATGAAACGGCGCCCGGACGAAATCGTCCGGGCGCCGTTGCGATCTGTCAGATCGGAGGCTTATTTGTAGCTGCCGATCATCGTGGTGACGTCGAGGGCCTTGTCGAGGTCAGCCTCGGTGATGGAGCCGTTCTCGACGAAGCCGAGAGCGATCGTCGCTTCCTTGACGGTCATCTTGTTGGCCACGGCGTGCTTGGCGATCTTCGCCGCCGCTTCGTAGCCGATGACCTTGTTCAGCGGGGTGACGATGGAGGGGCTCGCCTCGGCGAGGAAGCGGGCTCGCTCCTCGTTGGCGGTGAGTCCGTCGATCATCTTCTCGGCCATGACGGTCGAGGCGTTCGCGAGCAGGCGGATCGACTCGAGCAGGTTCGAGGCCATGACGGGGATGCCGACGTTGAGCTCGAACGCGCCGTTGGTCGACGACAGCGACACGGAGGTGTCATTGCCGATGACCTGGGCGGCGACCTGAATGGTGGCCTCGCAGATGACCGGGTTGACCTTGCCGGGCATGATCGACGAACCGGGCTGGAGGTCGGGGATGGCGATCTCGCCGAGACCGGTGTTCGGTCCCGAACCCATCCAGCGCAGGTCATTGCAGATCTTCATGTAGCCGTAGGCGATGGTCCGCAGCTGACCGGAGGCCTCGACGAGTCCGTCGCGATTGGCCTGGGCCTCGAAGTGGTTGCGAGCTTCGGTGATCGGCAGACCGGTCTCCTCGGCGAGGATCTCGACCACGCGGGACGAGAAGCCGTCCGGGGTGTTGATGCCGGTGCCCACAGCGGTTCCGCCCTGCGGGACCTCCGCCACGCGCGGCAGGGAAGCCTCGATGCGCTCGATTCCGTAACGGACCTGAGCTGCGTAGCCGCCGAACTCCTGACCGAGAGTCACCGGAGTGGCATCCATGAGGTGGGTGCGTCCGGACTTGACGATGGAGGAGAACTCCTTCGCCTTCTTCTCCAGCGAAGTCGCCAGGGTGTCCATGGCCGGGATGAGCGTGTTGACCAGGGCCTTGGTCACGGCCAGGTGCACCGAGGTGGGGAAGACGTCGTTCGACGACTGCGAGGCGTTGACATGGTCGTTCGGGTGGACGTTGATTCCGTCGGCTTCGAGTGCCTTGGTCGCCAGCGAGGCAAGGACCTCGTTGGTGTTCATGTTCGACGAGGTTCCCGAACCGGTCTGGAACACGTCGATGGGGAAGTGGGCGTCGAATTCGCCTGCGATGACCCGATCGGCGGCGTTCTGGATGGCTGTGGCGCGGGCTTCGTCAAGCACGCCGAGTTCGGCGTTGGCCTTCGCTGCGGCCTTCTTCACCTGTGCCAGTGCGGCGATGTGGGCTGATTCGAGGGTCTTGCCCGAGATCGGGAAGTTCTCGACGGCACGCTGGGTCTGTGCGCTGTAGAGGGCGTCCTTGGGGACTTTGACCTCACCCATGGTGTCGTGTTCGATGCGAAATTCTTCGGTCATTGTTGTCCTTTCCGTTGGGTGCCGGGGAAATGATTGCGGAGCTCAGGCTCGTAGGGCTGAACGGCTGACCACCGAGGTGGCCGGTCGCTCAGGAAGCATAGGTGGAGACCGCGGCCTCGTCGCCTCCGTATTGGGCGACGACCGTGGTGTGGCCATCGTGGAGTTGGTAGGTGAGTCCGACGATGATGAGTCGGCCCTCGTCGACGGCGGTCTTGATGATCGTGGACAGCTGCATGATCTTGTCGACCGTGTCCATGGTGTTCTGACCGACGGTCTCGTTGATCGTGGTGCGCCCGTTCTTTCGGGCCCGGGCCACCGTCGGCAGGATGCGGGCGACGACGTCGGAGATGAATCCCGGGGGAGTCTCACCCGAGTCGTAGGCGTTGTAGGCGGCGGTCACGGCCCCGCAGCTGTCGTGGCCGAGCACGACGAGCAGGGGAGTGCCGAGCATCTCGACTCCGTATTCGAGCGAGCCCAAGGTGACCGGGTCGACGACCTGTCCGGCATTGCGCACGACGAACATGTCACCGAGGCCGACATCGAAGATCATCTCAGCGGCGACTCGGGAATCCGAGCAGCCGAAGAGAGTGACGAACGGGGTCTGGCTGTCCGACAGGGATTCGCGTCGCGCCGTGTCCTGGTTGGGGTGCTGAGGGACATCGTCGACGAAACGCTGATTTCCCTCGAGGAGTCGCTTCCACGCCTGATTGGGCATTGCTTTCGCACCTGCTTCCGAATTGTGTGCATCGTACCCGGGCCCGGGTGCGATTGGAGGTCAGACCAGTCCGCGGCGTGCGGCTTCTTCGGCGGCCTCCACGTATGAGTGGGTCTTCGCTGCCTGGTGCTCGGCGAAGACCTGACGGACGGTTCCCGACTTCGACCGCATCACCAGGGAATGCGTGGTGACGTGGCTGCCCTGGAACTTCACGCCATCGAGCAGATCGCCGTTGGTGATGCCCGTGGCGACGAAGTAGCTGTTGTCACCGGTGACGAGGTCGTCGGTGTTGAGCACCTTGTTGACGTCGAGGCCGGCCTTGGCGGCGGCTTCGCGTTCGGTGTCGTCCTGCGGCCACAGTCGGCCCTGGATGACTCCGCCGAGTGCTTTGATGGCGCAGGCGGTGATGATGCCTTCGGGGGTACCGCCGATGCCCATGAGCATGTCGACGCCGGTTCCGGGGCGGCAGGCGGCGATGGCTCCGGCGACGTCGCCATCGGTGATGAGCTGGATGCGAGCCCCGGCGGCGCGGATCTCATCGATCATCTGCTGGTGGCGGGGACGGTCGAGGATCATCACCGTGACCGAGGCGGGATCCTTCGTTCCCTTCGCCTTGGCGACGCGGCGGATGTTCTCAGCGATCGGCAGACGCATGTCGACGGCATCAGCGGCATCGGGGCCGGTGACGAGCTTCTCCATGTAGAACACGGCAGAGGGGTCATACATCGCGCCGTCTTCGGTCACAGCCATGACAGAGATCGCATTGGGCATGCCCAGAGCGGTCAGGCGAGTGCCGTCGATCGGGTCGACAGCAACATCGCAGTGCGGTCCGCCGCCGTCGCCGACCTGCTCGCCGTTGAAGAGCATCGGAGCTTCGTCCTTCTCACCCTCGCCGATGACGACGGTGCCGGCCATGCGGACGGTGGAGATGACATTGCGCATCGCGGCCACGGCCGCTCCGTCGGCTGCGTTCTTGTCGCCGCGGCCGACCCAGGGGGCTGCGGCGATGGCTGCGGCCTCGGTGACTCGGACGAGCTCCAGAGCCAAGTTGCGGTCGGGAGCATCCGACTCGACCTGAGCCTTCTGTGACCATGAGTCGGTCACTGCGACAGGCGGAGCCTCCTCATCAACTCGTCCTCGGTCATGGTGAGATTTCACGTCAACAGGCTCTTTGGAGTCACTCATGCTTCCAATTGTGCCACCCCTGTGATCGGGGTCGCGACAGCGGTGTCTGCTTGTGGCCGCAGTCACGTCCTCGGACCGGAATTGGCCCTTCGCGCGCGAGCCGAGGACAATGGCGGTGTGAATGTCCGAAATGCTGCCGACGAGACGGGTGCTCGAACGGTCGTCGACGAGACGATGCCGAGTCCCAGGGGAGAGTCCATGGCTGATGAGTCCGGAGTGATGCTGCCGGGGTCCCGGGAAGAGATGCGTTTCCTGCGCAAGAACTCGAACTGGGTCAATATGGTCATCGCGATCCTCGCCTGTCTCGCAGTCGCCGTCGGGATCCTGTTCCTCGCCCCGCAGCCCGAAGTCGACTCAGAACGTGTCGTCGACTATCAGGGGATCGCCGAGCAGTCACAGGGCAACGCCGAGTTCGACCTCATCGTTCCGCAGATCCCGCGCGGATGGACGTCGAACGAGGCCAGCCTCGATCGTATGGGCGACTCCGAATACACCTCGTGGTACATGTCGTTCATCGGCCCCGACGACCAGTGGGTGAGCATCGAGCAGGCCGAAGCCAGCGCGAACTGGGCGAAGCGGAAGACCGACGAGGCTGTCGCTGCCGAGAAGGTGACCGTCGGCGGTGCCGACTTCCAGGTCTACCGCACTGAAGAGGCGAAGGAATACTGGGTCACGCACAAGGGCGATATGTATGTCGTTCTGACTGCCACCGCTGCGCCGGACACCGTCAATAGCTTCGCCGATCAGGTGGCCGCCGAACTCAAGTGATCTCGGCGGCCCTGGCTGAACTTCGGCTGACCTGGAGACCTATTCGGTGTCGTCCGAGGTCTCCTCACGGGCCTTGTCAAGGCGTTCCCGTGCTCCGTCGAGCCACGCCTGACACCGGTCGGCCAGAGCCTCGCCACGCTCCCACAGCCGCAGTGACTCTTCGAGCGGCAGGTTGCCGGTCTCCAAACGCTTGACGGTCATGACGAGTTCTTCGCGCGCCTGCTCGTAACTGAGCGTGCTGATATCGGGCTGGTCCTGTTGGGTCGTCGGTTCGGTCATCGGTGTCTCCTTCGCAGAGTGTGTGAAACGTGGACAGAGTGTGGGGTTGTAGTCAATCGTCGGTCGTCGAATCGTCGGTCTCCGGAGTGACCTCGGTGATATCTGCGTCGAAACGACCACGAGCGACCCGGACATGGACGGTGTCGCCGGCGGCGACCTCGGCGGCATTGCGGACGGCCTGACCTTCGTCGGTCTGCACCACGGCGTAGCCGCGCTCCAGCGTCCGCAGGGGAGAGAGGGACCTGGCTTGGGAACGGAGATGCTGGATCTCGTTCTGAGCTTGGATGAGCCGTCCGTTCGTCGCCTGCAGACTGCGGCGGCGGATCGTTGTCAGCTCGTTCTCATGCGCGGTGATCATCGTCTGCGGTTCGGCGAGCACCGGCCGTGATCGCACGGCGGTGAGCATCTCCTGCTCTCGGTCGAGGAGGCGATTGACGGCAGCTTCGAGCTCGGCGCGGGCACGCAGCAGATTCATGCCTTCCTCGGCGACATCCGGAACGATCCTCTTTGCGGCATCCGTGGGTGTTGATGCCCGCATGTCAGCGACCTCATCGAGGATGGGCCGGTCCGCCTCGTGTCCGATCGCAGAGACGACCGGTGTCTGCGCGGCGGAGACGGCACGGACGAGTGCTTCGTTGGAAAACGGCAGGAGGTCTTCCATGCTGCCGCCGCCGCGGGCGATGACGATGACATCGATCTGCGGGTCCGCGTCGAGTTCGGCGAGGTTCTTCATCACTCCCGGCACGGCATCCGGGCCTTGCACTGCACAGTTGCGGACTTCGAATTCGGCGGCAGGCCAGCGAAGGTGCACATTGCGGATGACGTCCTTCTGCGCATCCGAATCCCGTCCGGTGATCAGTCCGATCCGGTTCGGCAGGAACGGCAGGCGCAGCTTCCGGTTGGGATCGAAGAGCCCTTCGGCCCCTAGCTGCTTCTTCAATCGTTCGAGGCGGGCGAGGAGTTCGCCGAGGCCGACGGCGCGGATATCGTTGGCGCGCATCGTCAGCCGACCGGTCTTCGTCCAGAAATCGGCTTTGAGATTGGCGACGACGTGGCTGCCCTCGGTCAGAGGAGCCCCGGTGCGGTCGAGGACGTTCTTCCAGATCTGGACCGGCAAGGACATCTCGACATCGGTGTCGCGCAGGGTCAGGTAGCTGGCCTTGCCGCGATGATTGAGCTCGACGACCTGCCCTTCGATCCACACGCTCGACATGCGGTCGATATAGGACTTCATCTTCGAAGACAGCAGACTCAGCGGCCACGGATTCTCCGCCGTGGTCTCGGCTGCGGTGGCGGCGAGCTCCTTCGGCTCGGCTGTTTCACCGAGCGTGCCGGGAGTGCCGGAAATTCTTTGCGCCATTTAAGTCCCCTTCCGAATCCCAAGCCTAACGAACGGCACTGACGCAGCCCATTCCTGGCCGCAGTCGATGGGTCCGGCTTAGACTGAACGGGTGAGCGTCGTTTCAGTACCTGCCCCGACCATTCCGCGCCGGCGTTTGGCACCGGGCGAGATCCGCACTCCGGTCAATGCAGACAAGAGGGTGCTGCTGGCCGCACCGCGCGGCTATTGTGCCGGCGTCGATCGTGCTGTCATCGCCGTTGAGCGCGCCCTCGTGCACTTCGGCGCACCGATCTATGTCCGCAAGGAGATCGTGCACAACCGACATGTCGTCGAGACCCTGTCCGAACGCGGGGCCGTCTTCGTCGATGACACCGATGAAGTCCCGGAAGGTGCTCGGGTCGTGTTCTCCGCTCACGGAGTCTCACCGGCCGTGCACACCGAGGCTGCCCGGCGTTCGCTGTCGACGATCGATGCGACATGCCCGTTGGTGACGAAAGTCCACAAGGAGGCCATCCGGTTCGCCCGGGACGGCTTCCGCATCCTCCTCGTCGGCCATGCCGGGCATGAAGAGGTCGAAGGCACCATGGGCGAGGCGCCGGAGCACATCACACTGGTGCAGAGCCCGGAAGAGGCGCGCACCATCGAGGTTCCCGATGCCGAGAAGCTGGTGTGGATCTCACAGACGACCTTGAGCGTGGACGAGACCATGGAAACGGTTGAGATCCTGCGTGAGCGCTTCCCGCACCTGCAGAATCCACCCAGCGATGACATCTGCTACGCGACACAGAACCGGCAGGTCGCGGTGAAGAAGGTCGGGCCCGACGCGGATCTCGTCATCGTCGTCGGGTCGGCGAACTCCTCGAACTCCGTTCGCCTCGTCGAAGTCGCTCTCGAACACGGGGCGAAGGCTGCCTACCGTGTCGACTTCGCCCGCGAGATCGACGAGACATGGTTCCATGACGTGGCCACGGTCGGTGTCACCTCAGGTGCGAGCGTTCCGGAGAACCTCGTCCAGGACGTGCT from Brevibacterium sp. JSBI002 includes the following:
- a CDS encoding PhoH family protein; protein product: MAEKVHTYVLDTSVLLSDPGALLRFAEHHVVIPLIVVSELEGKRNHPELGFTARKALHILDDFRSDYDRLDQPIPVGDAGGTLRVELNHIDASTMPVGFDRTENDTRILAVARNLSAEGCDVVVVTKDVPMRVKASALGLHAEEYLAELAVDSGFTGMSELGLDDEQMSEFYDSGSVVTEDVSDQVVNTGVVITSPRGSGLGRVRSGNRVSMVRGDRDIFGVHGRSAEQRIAIDMLLDDALGIVSMGGRAGTGKSALALMAGLQKVLEENKHSKIMVFRPLYAVGGQNLGYLPGSEGEKMNPWAEAVFDTLSALVSKNVIDEVVNREILEVLPLTHIRGRSLHDAFVIVDEAQSLERNVLLTVLSRIGMNSKVVLTHDVAQRDNLRVGRHDGVAAVIEKLKGHELFAHVTLTRSERSEIAALVTDVLEEFDPFRS
- a CDS encoding class II fumarate hydratase → MTEEFRIEHDTMGEVKVPKDALYSAQTQRAVENFPISGKTLESAHIAALAQVKKAAAKANAELGVLDEARATAIQNAADRVIAGEFDAHFPIDVFQTGSGTSSNMNTNEVLASLATKALEADGINVHPNDHVNASQSSNDVFPTSVHLAVTKALVNTLIPAMDTLATSLEKKAKEFSSIVKSGRTHLMDATPVTLGQEFGGYAAQVRYGIERIEASLPRVAEVPQGGTAVGTGINTPDGFSSRVVEILAEETGLPITEARNHFEAQANRDGLVEASGQLRTIAYGYMKICNDLRWMGSGPNTGLGEIAIPDLQPGSSIMPGKVNPVICEATIQVAAQVIGNDTSVSLSSTNGAFELNVGIPVMASNLLESIRLLANASTVMAEKMIDGLTANEERARFLAEASPSIVTPLNKVIGYEAAAKIAKHAVANKMTVKEATIALGFVENGSITEADLDKALDVTTMIGSYK
- a CDS encoding carbonic anhydrase, with product MPNQAWKRLLEGNQRFVDDVPQHPNQDTARRESLSDSQTPFVTLFGCSDSRVAAEMIFDVGLGDMFVVRNAGQVVDPVTLGSLEYGVEMLGTPLLVVLGHDSCGAVTAAYNAYDSGETPPGFISDVVARILPTVARARKNGRTTINETVGQNTMDTVDKIMQLSTIIKTAVDEGRLIIVGLTYQLHDGHTTVVAQYGGDEAAVSTYAS
- the glpX gene encoding class II fructose-bisphosphatase, translating into MSDSKEPVDVKSHHDRGRVDEEAPPVAVTDSWSQKAQVESDAPDRNLALELVRVTEAAAIAAAPWVGRGDKNAADGAAVAAMRNVISTVRMAGTVVIGEGEKDEAPMLFNGEQVGDGGGPHCDVAVDPIDGTRLTALGMPNAISVMAVTEDGAMYDPSAVFYMEKLVTGPDAADAVDMRLPIAENIRRVAKAKGTKDPASVTVMILDRPRHQQMIDEIRAAGARIQLITDGDVAGAIAACRPGTGVDMLMGIGGTPEGIITACAIKALGGVIQGRLWPQDDTEREAAAKAGLDVNKVLNTDDLVTGDNSYFVATGITNGDLLDGVKFQGSHVTTHSLVMRSKSGTVRQVFAEHQAAKTHSYVEAAEEAARRGLV
- a CDS encoding DUF4245 domain-containing protein, which encodes MNVRNAADETGARTVVDETMPSPRGESMADESGVMLPGSREEMRFLRKNSNWVNMVIAILACLAVAVGILFLAPQPEVDSERVVDYQGIAEQSQGNAEFDLIVPQIPRGWTSNEASLDRMGDSEYTSWYMSFIGPDDQWVSIEQAEASANWAKRKTDEAVAAEKVTVGGADFQVYRTEEAKEYWVTHKGDMYVVLTATAAPDTVNSFADQVAAELK
- a CDS encoding exodeoxyribonuclease VII small subunit; this encodes MTEPTTQQDQPDISTLSYEQAREELVMTVKRLETGNLPLEESLRLWERGEALADRCQAWLDGARERLDKAREETSDDTE
- the xseA gene encoding exodeoxyribonuclease VII large subunit: MAQRISGTPGTLGETAEPKELAATAAETTAENPWPLSLLSSKMKSYIDRMSSVWIEGQVVELNHRGKASYLTLRDTDVEMSLPVQIWKNVLDRTGAPLTEGSHVVANLKADFWTKTGRLTMRANDIRAVGLGELLARLERLKKQLGAEGLFDPNRKLRLPFLPNRIGLITGRDSDAQKDVIRNVHLRWPAAEFEVRNCAVQGPDAVPGVMKNLAELDADPQIDVIVIARGGGSMEDLLPFSNEALVRAVSAAQTPVVSAIGHEADRPILDEVADMRASTPTDAAKRIVPDVAEEGMNLLRARAELEAAVNRLLDREQEMLTAVRSRPVLAEPQTMITAHENELTTIRRRSLQATNGRLIQAQNEIQHLRSQARSLSPLRTLERGYAVVQTDEGQAVRNAAEVAAGDTVHVRVARGRFDADITEVTPETDDSTTDD
- a CDS encoding 4-hydroxy-3-methylbut-2-enyl diphosphate reductase, whose protein sequence is MSVVSVPAPTIPRRRLAPGEIRTPVNADKRVLLAAPRGYCAGVDRAVIAVERALVHFGAPIYVRKEIVHNRHVVETLSERGAVFVDDTDEVPEGARVVFSAHGVSPAVHTEAARRSLSTIDATCPLVTKVHKEAIRFARDGFRILLVGHAGHEEVEGTMGEAPEHITLVQSPEEARTIEVPDAEKLVWISQTTLSVDETMETVEILRERFPHLQNPPSDDICYATQNRQVAVKKVGPDADLVIVVGSANSSNSVRLVEVALEHGAKAAYRVDFAREIDETWFHDVATVGVTSGASVPENLVQDVLQLLAEYGFDTVEEVVTAEEDLIFSLPKELRKLG